The following proteins come from a genomic window of Denitromonas sp.:
- a CDS encoding ABC transporter substrate-binding protein — MRALTLWIGAALMATLSLAHAETGVSADRILLGQTGPASGPLATLNEEYVGGARLYFDALNQRGGIHARKIELLALDDAYDPAKAEANARTLISEKQVFALFACVGTGPSLKTIPLATEARVPFIAPYTGADTLRAHKPEVFHLRASYGQEIEKIVSHLVSAGITSIGIVHHADSFGTAGLEAARKALASRGLRPVVEAAVQSSAEDAGTAAGKIAEANPAALIMVTAGKSSIGVMQGLHARDAHPMLYGLSVISANQLISTLGENAHGLVIAQVVPSPFRFDHDVVQDYRKAAETAKVEMSYTSLEGFMAAKVIAEGITRAGPELTREKLIKALESLNGWDAGGVKIGFSPRNHVASEFVDLAIISRGKYLR; from the coding sequence ATGCGCGCTCTGACGCTCTGGATCGGCGCCGCCCTGATGGCGACGCTTTCACTGGCACACGCTGAAACCGGCGTCAGTGCCGACCGCATCCTGCTCGGCCAGACCGGCCCCGCCAGCGGCCCGCTGGCCACCCTGAACGAAGAATACGTTGGCGGCGCCCGGCTGTACTTTGACGCCCTCAACCAGCGCGGCGGCATTCACGCGCGGAAGATCGAGCTGCTCGCGCTCGATGACGCCTACGACCCCGCAAAGGCAGAAGCAAACGCCCGCACCCTGATCAGCGAAAAGCAGGTCTTTGCCCTCTTCGCCTGCGTCGGCACCGGCCCCAGCCTGAAGACCATCCCGCTGGCCACCGAAGCACGCGTGCCGTTCATCGCCCCCTATACCGGTGCGGACACCTTGCGCGCGCACAAGCCCGAGGTGTTCCACCTGCGGGCGTCCTACGGCCAGGAAATCGAGAAAATCGTCAGCCATCTGGTCAGTGCGGGCATCACCAGCATCGGCATCGTCCATCACGCCGACAGCTTCGGCACCGCCGGCCTCGAAGCCGCGCGCAAGGCGCTGGCCAGCCGCGGCCTGCGGCCGGTGGTCGAAGCCGCCGTGCAATCCTCGGCCGAGGACGCGGGCACGGCCGCCGGCAAGATCGCCGAGGCCAACCCCGCCGCCTTGATCATGGTCACCGCGGGCAAGAGTTCGATTGGCGTCATGCAGGGCCTGCATGCGCGCGATGCCCACCCGATGCTCTATGGCCTGTCGGTGATCAGCGCCAACCAGCTGATCAGTACGCTGGGCGAAAATGCGCACGGGCTGGTCATCGCGCAGGTCGTACCCTCGCCGTTCCGCTTCGACCACGACGTGGTCCAGGACTACCGCAAGGCGGCCGAAACGGCCAAGGTGGAGATGTCGTATACCTCGCTCGAAGGCTTCATGGCGGCCAAGGTGATCGCCGAGGGGATCACGCGTGCCGGCCCCGAGCTGACGCGCGAAAAACTGATCAAGGCCCTCGAAAGCCTCAATGGCTGGGACGCCGGCGGCGTGAAGATCGGTTTCTCGCCACGCAACCATGTCGCCTCGGAGTTCGTCGACCTGGCGATCATCAGCCGCGGCAAGTACCTGCGCTGA
- the cysS gene encoding cysteine--tRNA ligase: MLMIHNTLSRDKEAFRPLEPGKVRMYVCGMTVYDYCHLGHARVMVVFDMVARWLRASGYAVTYVRNITDIDDKIIRRAAENGESIRALTDRFIAAMHEDAAMLGVLPPDHEPRATEHVDGMLDMIGQLETRGLAYVADNTDVCYAVRKFAPYGRLSGKSLDELRAGERVDVADGKRDPLDFVLWKRAKDDDPRDARWASPWGEGRPGWHIECSAMGSALLGKQFDIHGGGQDLQFPHHENEIAQSEGAHDCRYVNYWMHNGFVRVDNEKMSKSLGNFFTIREVLKQYDAEVVRFFILRAHYRSPLNYSDAHLDDARTALTRLYTALKHAPAATEAVDWDGVFAARFRAAMDDDFNTPEAIAVLFELAAEVNRTGSAALAAQLQALGSVLGLLERSAMAFLQAGDDQGLDGAAIEAAIAERAAAKRGKDYAAADRIRAELLAAGIVLEDTADGTLWRRA; encoded by the coding sequence ATGTTGATGATTCACAACACCCTTTCGCGAGACAAAGAAGCATTTCGCCCGCTCGAGCCGGGCAAGGTGCGGATGTATGTGTGCGGCATGACGGTGTATGACTACTGCCACCTCGGCCATGCGCGCGTGATGGTGGTTTTCGACATGGTGGCGCGCTGGCTGCGGGCCAGCGGCTACGCCGTGACCTATGTGCGCAACATCACCGATATCGACGACAAGATCATCCGTCGTGCGGCTGAAAACGGCGAGTCGATCCGGGCGCTGACCGACCGTTTCATCGCCGCCATGCATGAAGACGCGGCCATGCTCGGCGTGCTGCCGCCCGACCACGAGCCGCGCGCCACCGAGCATGTGGATGGCATGCTGGACATGATCGGCCAGCTCGAGACGCGCGGCCTGGCCTATGTGGCCGACAACACCGACGTGTGCTACGCCGTGCGCAAGTTTGCGCCGTATGGCCGCCTGTCGGGCAAGTCGCTCGACGAGCTGCGCGCCGGCGAACGCGTGGATGTGGCCGACGGCAAGCGTGATCCGCTCGACTTCGTGCTCTGGAAACGTGCCAAGGACGATGATCCGCGCGATGCCCGCTGGGCCTCGCCGTGGGGCGAAGGGCGCCCGGGCTGGCACATCGAGTGCTCGGCCATGGGCTCGGCGCTGCTGGGCAAGCAGTTCGACATCCACGGTGGCGGGCAGGATCTGCAGTTTCCGCACCATGAAAACGAAATTGCCCAGAGCGAGGGTGCGCACGATTGCCGGTATGTGAACTACTGGATGCACAACGGTTTCGTGCGGGTGGACAACGAGAAGATGTCCAAGAGCCTGGGCAACTTCTTCACCATCCGCGAGGTGCTCAAGCAGTACGACGCCGAGGTCGTGCGTTTCTTCATCCTGCGTGCGCACTATCGCAGCCCGTTGAACTACAGCGATGCCCACCTGGATGATGCGCGGACCGCGTTGACGCGCTTGTACACCGCGCTCAAGCATGCGCCGGCGGCCACTGAGGCGGTGGACTGGGACGGTGTGTTTGCCGCGCGTTTCCGCGCTGCCATGGACGATGATTTCAACACGCCTGAGGCCATTGCGGTGCTGTTCGAGTTGGCCGCGGAGGTTAACCGCACGGGCAGTGCCGCGCTCGCTGCACAGTTGCAGGCGCTTGGCAGTGTGCTCGGCCTGCTCGAGCGTTCGGCCATGGCCTTTCTGCAGGCCGGCGATGACCAGGGGCTGGATGGCGCGGCCATCGAGGCGGCCATTGCCGAGCGCGCGGCCGCGAAACGTGGCAAGGACTATGCCGCAGCGGACCGCATCCGCGCCGAACTGCTGGCGGCCGGCATCGTGCTCGAGGATACGGCCGATGGCACGCTCTGGCGGCGGGCCTGA
- a CDS encoding Crp/Fnr family transcriptional regulator — MTRVHLLSQWAGHTDCAKCPVRDSALFSSLGAEQIALVQGNLDDLRIDAKRVLYHQGARSDALYTVREGALKLVRHGADGSARIVRIVKPGDLAGLEVLSGREYDASAIAIGPVRVCRLPLVTLDRLRAVDAGLGQRMLEKAGDALAEAQLWLAELTAGSAPARVRVARLLLRLQTKPGSTEVFRLASSDIAAILGITVETASRVVAAFKREGVLTPPAAGSHVMTADTDRLGREADGRPD, encoded by the coding sequence ATGACGCGAGTACACCTCCTCTCACAATGGGCTGGCCACACGGATTGCGCCAAGTGCCCGGTGCGCGATTCGGCGCTGTTTTCATCGCTCGGGGCCGAGCAGATCGCGCTGGTGCAGGGCAATCTGGACGATCTGCGCATTGACGCCAAGCGGGTGCTCTATCACCAGGGCGCGCGCAGCGACGCGCTGTACACGGTGCGCGAGGGAGCGCTCAAGCTGGTGCGCCACGGCGCTGACGGCTCGGCGCGCATCGTGCGCATCGTCAAGCCGGGTGACCTGGCCGGACTCGAGGTGCTCAGCGGGCGGGAGTACGACGCCTCGGCGATTGCGATTGGTCCGGTGCGGGTGTGCCGGCTGCCGCTGGTCACGCTCGATCGGCTTCGCGCCGTCGATGCCGGCCTGGGGCAGCGCATGCTAGAGAAGGCGGGCGACGCGCTGGCCGAAGCCCAGTTGTGGCTGGCCGAACTGACCGCCGGCAGCGCGCCCGCCCGGGTGCGGGTGGCGCGTCTGCTGCTGCGCCTGCAGACCAAGCCGGGCAGCACCGAAGTGTTTCGCCTGGCCTCGTCAGATATTGCCGCGATTCTGGGCATTACCGTCGAGACGGCCAGCCGTGTGGTGGCTGCGTTCAAGCGCGAGGGGGTGCTGACCCCGCCGGCGGCAGGCAGCCACGTGATGACGGCCGATACCGACCGCCTGGGCCGGGAGGCCGACGGCCGCCCCGACTGA
- the dnaK gene encoding molecular chaperone DnaK: MGKIIGIDLGTTNSCVSVMEGGKPKVIENSEGARTTPSVVAYAEDGEILCGAPAKRQAVTNARNTLFAIKRLIGRRFEEKEVQKDIAMMPYTIAKADNGDAWVEVRGKKIAPPQVSAEVLRKMKKTAEDYLGEEVTEAVITVPAYFNDSQRQATKDAGKIAGLEVKRIINEPTAAALAFGMDKKPGDSKIAVYDLGGGTFDISIIEIADLDGEHQFEVLATNGDTFLGGEDFDQRIIDYIVTEFKKEQGVDLKNDVLALQRLKEAAEKAKIELSSSTQTEVNLPYITADASGPKHLAVKITRAKFESLVEELVARSIEPCRVAIKDAGLKVSDIDDVILVGGQTRMPLVQAKVKEFFGKEARRDVNPDEAVAIGASIQGGVLQGEVKDVLLLDVTPLSLGIETMGGVMTKLIQKNTTIPTKASQVFSTAEDNQNAVTIHVLQGEREMAVGNKSLGQFNLSDIPPAPRGMPQIEVTFDIDANGILHVSAKDKATGKENKITIKANSGLSDEEVERMVRDAEAHAEEDKKAHELVDARNACDTLVHSIKKALAEHGDKIDADEKGKIEAAITEAEEAMKSNDKDTIVAKTEALGQVSQKLGEKMYADAQAQAGAAGAAEGAQGGKAEDADVVDAEFTEVQDDKK, from the coding sequence ATGGGAAAGATCATCGGTATCGACCTGGGCACCACCAACAGCTGTGTGTCCGTCATGGAAGGCGGCAAGCCCAAGGTCATCGAAAACTCTGAAGGCGCACGCACCACGCCGTCCGTCGTCGCCTACGCCGAAGACGGCGAGATCCTGTGCGGCGCGCCGGCCAAGCGCCAGGCCGTCACCAACGCCAGGAACACGCTGTTCGCCATCAAGCGCCTGATCGGCCGTCGCTTCGAAGAAAAAGAAGTGCAGAAAGACATCGCGATGATGCCCTACACCATCGCCAAGGCCGACAACGGCGACGCTTGGGTGGAAGTGCGTGGCAAGAAGATTGCCCCGCCGCAGGTCTCTGCCGAAGTGCTGCGCAAGATGAAGAAAACCGCCGAAGACTACCTCGGCGAAGAAGTGACCGAAGCGGTCATCACCGTGCCGGCCTACTTCAACGACAGCCAGCGCCAGGCCACCAAAGACGCCGGCAAGATCGCCGGCCTGGAAGTCAAGCGCATCATCAACGAGCCGACCGCGGCCGCGCTCGCCTTCGGCATGGACAAGAAGCCGGGCGACTCCAAGATTGCCGTGTATGACCTCGGCGGCGGCACCTTCGACATCTCGATCATCGAGATCGCCGACCTCGACGGCGAGCACCAGTTCGAAGTGCTGGCCACCAACGGCGACACCTTCCTGGGTGGCGAAGACTTCGACCAGCGCATCATCGACTACATCGTCACCGAGTTCAAAAAGGAACAGGGCGTCGATCTGAAGAACGACGTGCTGGCCCTGCAGCGCCTGAAGGAAGCCGCCGAGAAGGCCAAGATCGAGCTCTCCTCCAGCACGCAGACCGAGGTCAACCTGCCCTACATCACCGCCGACGCCTCGGGCCCGAAGCACCTCGCCGTCAAGATCACCCGCGCCAAGTTCGAGTCGCTGGTCGAAGAACTGGTGGCCCGCAGCATCGAGCCGTGCCGCGTCGCCATCAAGGATGCCGGCCTGAAAGTCTCGGACATCGACGACGTGATCCTGGTCGGTGGCCAGACCCGCATGCCGCTGGTGCAGGCCAAGGTCAAGGAGTTCTTCGGCAAGGAAGCCCGCCGCGATGTGAACCCGGATGAAGCCGTCGCCATCGGCGCCTCGATCCAGGGCGGCGTGCTGCAAGGTGAAGTCAAGGACGTGCTGCTGCTCGACGTCACCCCGCTGAGCCTCGGCATCGAGACCATGGGCGGCGTGATGACCAAGCTGATCCAGAAGAACACCACCATCCCGACCAAGGCTAGCCAGGTCTTCTCGACCGCCGAGGACAACCAGAACGCGGTGACCATCCATGTGCTGCAGGGCGAGCGCGAGATGGCCGTCGGCAACAAGAGCCTGGGCCAGTTCAACCTGTCGGACATCCCGCCGGCGCCGCGCGGCATGCCGCAGATCGAAGTCACCTTCGACATCGACGCCAACGGCATCCTGCATGTGTCGGCCAAGGACAAGGCCACCGGCAAGGAGAACAAGATCACCATCAAGGCCAACTCCGGCCTGAGTGACGAAGAAGTCGAGCGCATGGTGCGCGACGCCGAGGCGCATGCCGAGGAAGACAAGAAGGCGCACGAACTGGTCGACGCCCGCAACGCCTGCGACACGCTGGTGCATTCGATCAAGAAAGCGCTGGCCGAGCATGGCGACAAGATCGATGCCGACGAAAAAGGCAAGATCGAAGCGGCCATCACCGAAGCTGAAGAGGCGATGAAGTCCAACGACAAGGACACCATCGTGGCCAAGACCGAAGCCCTCGGCCAGGTCAGCCAGAAGCTGGGCGAGAAGATGTACGCCGACGCCCAGGCCCAGGCCGGCGCCGCCGGCGCTGCCGAAGGTGCGCAGGGTGGCAAGGCTGAAGACGCCGACGTGGTCGACGCCGAGTTCACCGAAGTGCAGGACGACAAGAAGTAA
- a CDS encoding serine/threonine protein kinase: MSDLPTQIGDFRIIKELGKGATATVYLAESPAYPEPVALKYIRFADKSKDEAKWNRRLLKLLKAERAVASRLNHPHIIRIFEGVVGTNEAYVVMEYFPGESLERFCTFSSLLPVHRTIGIIFKCCMALDYAYRQGVVHRDIKPANILVDDKDNVKITDFGLAMNINKRVDTDSTFIMGVGSPAYMSPEQIKAYPLNQKTDLYSLGVVLFHLLTGRLPFRAKNPAQLIYKIINADPPAVSQLLPDLPELMDKVIRKSLEKDLYSRYKNGAEFAKDLSAVRYQLVDDKFLPPDTSRFSTLRKLTFFTEFDDVDVWEALRISSWRTVKANTTLIREGDQDQRFGLVITGKVELAVAGKRIVELGEDEVFGETAYLDELGHKHLFSVVTLTDVTYLEVNPAALALSTEESQDLFRRRLTTTLTKRLGILSATVAKTAPAATAGQALAPGLDLQLIDD, from the coding sequence ATGAGCGATCTCCCGACACAGATCGGGGATTTCCGGATCATCAAGGAACTCGGCAAAGGGGCGACGGCGACCGTCTACCTGGCCGAGAGCCCGGCCTATCCGGAGCCGGTCGCGCTCAAGTACATCCGCTTCGCCGACAAGTCCAAGGACGAGGCCAAGTGGAACCGGCGCTTGCTCAAGCTGCTCAAGGCCGAGCGGGCGGTGGCCAGCCGGCTCAACCACCCCCACATCATCCGCATCTTCGAGGGCGTCGTCGGCACCAACGAAGCCTATGTGGTGATGGAGTACTTCCCCGGCGAATCGCTGGAGCGTTTCTGTACCTTCTCCAGCCTGCTGCCGGTGCACCGGACCATCGGCATCATCTTCAAGTGCTGCATGGCACTCGACTATGCTTATCGGCAAGGCGTGGTGCATCGGGACATCAAACCCGCGAACATCCTGGTCGACGACAAGGACAACGTGAAGATCACCGACTTCGGTCTGGCGATGAACATCAACAAGCGGGTCGACACCGACTCGACCTTCATCATGGGGGTCGGCTCACCGGCCTACATGTCGCCGGAGCAGATCAAGGCCTACCCGCTCAACCAGAAGACCGACCTGTACTCCCTCGGCGTGGTGCTGTTCCATCTGCTCACCGGGCGCCTGCCGTTCCGGGCGAAGAACCCGGCCCAGCTGATCTACAAGATCATCAACGCCGACCCGCCCGCGGTCTCGCAGCTGCTGCCCGACCTGCCGGAGCTGATGGACAAGGTAATTCGCAAGTCGCTCGAAAAAGACCTGTACTCGCGCTACAAGAATGGCGCCGAGTTTGCCAAGGACTTGTCGGCGGTGCGCTACCAGCTGGTCGATGACAAGTTCCTGCCACCCGACACCAGCCGGTTCTCGACCCTGCGCAAGCTGACCTTCTTTACCGAGTTCGACGATGTCGACGTGTGGGAGGCTTTGCGCATTTCAAGCTGGCGGACGGTCAAGGCCAACACCACGCTGATTCGCGAGGGCGATCAGGACCAGCGCTTCGGGCTGGTGATCACCGGCAAGGTCGAGCTGGCGGTGGCCGGCAAGCGGATCGTCGAACTGGGCGAGGACGAGGTGTTCGGCGAAACCGCCTATCTCGACGAGCTGGGTCACAAGCACCTGTTCTCGGTGGTCACCCTCACCGACGTCACCTACCTCGAGGTCAATCCTGCGGCGCTGGCCTTGTCGACGGAGGAGAGCCAGGATCTCTTCCGCCGCCGCCTGACCACCACCCTG
- the grpE gene encoding nucleotide exchange factor GrpE, translated as MQDKQTPDAPEQAPAIDVHPADDAATASPPGNTAAASEADTMPSLEETLRQAELKASEHHDAWLRAKAETENVRRRAQEDIAKASKFAAEKFAQAMLPVKDSLEAALNAENSTVENLRSGVELTLKQLTAAFEGAGLAVIDPMGEKFDPNLHQAISAQPDDGEPNRVINVLQRGYSLHERVIRPALVIVSAPKAG; from the coding sequence ATGCAAGACAAACAGACGCCCGACGCCCCCGAACAGGCACCGGCCATCGACGTCCATCCGGCGGACGATGCCGCCACGGCCAGCCCCCCGGGAAACACCGCCGCGGCCAGCGAAGCGGACACCATGCCGAGCCTGGAAGAGACCCTGCGCCAGGCCGAACTCAAGGCCAGCGAGCACCACGACGCCTGGCTGCGTGCCAAGGCCGAGACCGAGAACGTGCGCCGCCGCGCCCAGGAAGACATCGCCAAGGCCAGCAAATTCGCGGCCGAGAAATTCGCCCAGGCCATGCTGCCGGTCAAGGACAGCCTGGAAGCCGCGCTCAACGCCGAGAACAGCACGGTCGAGAACCTGCGCAGCGGCGTCGAGCTGACGCTCAAGCAGCTGACGGCCGCCTTCGAGGGCGCCGGCCTGGCCGTGATCGACCCGATGGGCGAGAAGTTCGACCCCAACCTGCACCAGGCCATCAGCGCCCAGCCCGACGACGGCGAGCCCAATCGCGTCATCAACGTGCTGCAGCGCGGCTACAGCCTGCATGAGCGCGTCATCCGCCCGGCGCTGGTGATCGTCTCTGCGCCCAAGGCGGGTTGA
- the dnaJ gene encoding molecular chaperone DnaJ gives MAKRDYYETLGVNRDVSDADLKKAYRKLAMKFHPDRNPDSKDAEEHFKEVKEAYEVLSEPDKRAAYDRYGHAGVDPSMGAAGGGHGFEGFGDAFGDIFGDIFGGGGRGGRSNVYRGADLRYNLEISLEEAARGAEKTIRIPTQERCDTCGGSGAKAGTQAKPCPTCGGAGQVRIQQGFFSIQQTCPKCHGSGSYIPDPCSTCHGAGRVKKQKTLEVKIPAGIDEGMRLRHGGHGEPGINGGPSGDLYVEIHIKPHAVFQREGDDLHCEMPISFATAALGGDIEIPTLDGMARIKVPAETQTGKVFRLRGKGIRNVRSHIQGDLMCHVLVETPVKLTDRQRELLEEFQRIGSENADRQNPKAKSWMDKVKDFFQ, from the coding sequence ATGGCCAAGCGCGACTACTACGAAACTCTCGGCGTCAATCGCGACGTCTCCGATGCCGACCTCAAAAAGGCTTATCGCAAGCTGGCGATGAAGTTTCACCCTGACCGCAACCCGGACAGCAAGGATGCGGAGGAGCACTTCAAGGAGGTCAAGGAGGCCTATGAGGTACTCTCCGAACCCGACAAGCGTGCCGCCTACGACCGCTACGGCCACGCCGGCGTCGATCCGAGCATGGGTGCGGCCGGCGGCGGGCACGGCTTCGAGGGCTTTGGCGACGCCTTCGGCGACATCTTTGGCGACATCTTCGGTGGCGGTGGCCGCGGCGGGCGCTCGAACGTCTATCGTGGCGCCGACCTGCGCTACAACCTCGAGATCTCGCTCGAAGAGGCCGCCCGCGGCGCCGAAAAAACCATCCGCATTCCGACCCAGGAACGTTGCGACACCTGCGGCGGCAGCGGTGCCAAGGCCGGCACGCAGGCCAAGCCCTGCCCCACCTGCGGCGGTGCCGGCCAGGTGCGCATCCAGCAAGGCTTCTTCTCGATCCAGCAGACCTGCCCGAAATGTCACGGCTCAGGCTCGTACATTCCGGACCCCTGCAGCACCTGCCACGGCGCCGGCCGGGTCAAGAAGCAGAAGACGCTGGAGGTGAAGATCCCCGCCGGTATCGATGAAGGCATGCGCCTGCGTCACGGCGGTCACGGCGAACCGGGCATCAATGGCGGTCCGTCAGGCGACCTGTACGTCGAAATCCATATCAAGCCGCACGCCGTGTTCCAGCGCGAGGGTGACGATCTGCATTGCGAAATGCCGATCAGCTTCGCCACCGCGGCCCTTGGTGGTGATATCGAAATCCCCACGCTCGACGGCATGGCGCGCATCAAGGTGCCCGCCGAAACCCAGACCGGCAAGGTGTTCCGCCTGCGTGGCAAGGGCATCCGCAACGTGCGTTCGCACATCCAGGGCGACCTGATGTGCCATGTCCTGGTCGAGACCCCGGTCAAGCTGACCGATCGCCAGCGTGAACTTCTCGAAGAGTTTCAACGCATTGGCTCCGAGAACGCCGACCGGCAGAACCCCAAGGCCAAGTCCTGGATGGACAAGGTCAAGGACTTCTTCCAGTAA
- a CDS encoding ABC transporter substrate-binding protein, protein MTRKLIARARLALAASALLATLVGAVQADPGITPDTIHLGMSSPFSGPNGDYGIAMRSGVLAALDEVNATGGIGGRKLTLTALDDGYETDRAVANTRALIDTHQVFALLAFYGSSPTTAAMKVFSDAGVPLVGTISGADALRTPVNRHMFNLRASYADETAAIVNHLVALGITRIAVFYQDDGFGQSGLAGVTERLKAHQLAPVATGTVPRNSVEVGPAVAQIAKSAPQAVVMVTLLKPTAAFVTAMRAAGHSPQFVTLSPVGANLLAGEMGEAGARGIGITQVMPYPWNDALPLVRRYRKALATQDTNAEPDYYSLEGYVTGRVMIEALQRISGPPTRDKLIAALEHAPFDLGGHRVSFTPDDHGGAHYVDLTIIGRNGRILR, encoded by the coding sequence ATGACACGCAAGCTCATTGCGCGCGCACGCCTGGCCCTGGCGGCCAGCGCCCTGCTCGCCACGCTCGTCGGCGCCGTTCAGGCCGACCCCGGCATCACGCCGGACACCATCCACCTGGGCATGTCATCGCCCTTCTCCGGCCCGAACGGCGATTACGGCATCGCGATGCGAAGCGGCGTCCTCGCGGCCCTGGACGAAGTCAACGCCACCGGCGGCATCGGCGGGCGCAAGCTGACCCTGACCGCACTGGATGACGGCTACGAAACCGACCGCGCCGTTGCCAACACCCGGGCGCTGATCGACACCCACCAGGTCTTTGCGCTGCTGGCCTTCTACGGCTCGAGCCCGACCACCGCCGCCATGAAGGTGTTCAGCGACGCGGGCGTCCCTCTGGTCGGCACCATCAGCGGCGCCGACGCCTTGCGCACACCGGTCAACCGCCACATGTTCAACCTGCGGGCCAGCTACGCCGACGAAACCGCGGCCATCGTCAACCATCTGGTGGCGCTGGGCATCACGCGGATCGCGGTGTTCTATCAGGACGACGGTTTTGGCCAGTCCGGGCTCGCCGGCGTGACCGAACGACTCAAGGCCCACCAGCTCGCCCCGGTCGCCACCGGCACCGTGCCACGCAACTCGGTCGAGGTCGGCCCCGCGGTGGCCCAGATCGCCAAGTCAGCGCCTCAGGCGGTGGTCATGGTGACCCTGCTCAAACCCACCGCCGCTTTCGTCACCGCCATGCGCGCGGCCGGCCACAGCCCGCAGTTCGTCACCCTGTCACCCGTCGGCGCCAATCTGCTGGCCGGGGAGATGGGCGAGGCCGGCGCCCGCGGCATCGGTATCACGCAGGTCATGCCCTACCCCTGGAACGACGCGCTTCCGTTGGTCCGGCGCTACCGCAAGGCACTCGCCACGCAGGACACGAACGCCGAGCCGGACTACTACAGCCTGGAAGGCTATGTCACCGGGCGGGTCATGATCGAGGCGCTGCAACGCATCAGCGGCCCCCCGACGCGCGACAAGCTCATCGCCGCGCTCGAACACGCACCGTTCGACCTCGGCGGTCACCGGGTGAGCTTCACGCCAGACGACCATGGCGGCGCCCACTACGTCGACCTGACCATCATTGGCCGCAACGGCCGCATCCTGCGCTAG